TTAAAAGCCTTTGACCAAGAGAAATAGGAATATCTGAATTTGGAGTCTCCTGAATTATATATGGAGATGGGAGAATGTTATTACTGTTAACATATACATAATATTTGGACTGATTAATGGCCCATTTTAGCCATATTATTTGAACTATTATTATAAGTATGGTTACCGTTTTTTGTGTTTTTTTGAAATTTTGTCCTGGAAAAGAGTAGTAGATGAAAATCGGAATAGCAAGTAAACCAACCCAAGCTACCCATTTGTCTATTGGTGCACCATTTATCCAGAAGATAAAACCTAAAGCTTTTGTAAATACAAATAAACAAACAAGACTTGTGCAAATTATTGATAAATAGTATGTTTTATTTTTCATGATTTTCTCCCCAAAATATATTTTCATAGAACGAATATAAGAGTATTTTAAAAAGTGTATAGCGTATAGATGTAAAGTCCAAAATAGTAACTTAAATTAAATATTACAAGCATAACGCGTTGGTACGTTTTACTGGCTCCAGCTGAAAATAAAACGCCTATAAGTGGTGCAAATAAACCAACTTTCCAAAAGACATTTGCTGATTCACTTATTTCTAATGTATTTTCATTTACTATAGTTAAAAGAGCGTAAGGTACACATATTAAAGATAATATAGCCCATTTGTTCAAAGTGCCACCTCTTTTTGATGTTTTAATATAAATAATATGAAAAGATTTTTATGATTTGGAGGTGTATCCTACATATTTGGAATTAGGCTATAATAAGTTATTATTTGTACTATTAATATATCCACCTATTGTTCCAGTTTCAACATCATATTCCAATGTTTTCGTTTCATATTCAAATTTCATTACTATTGAAACTTTAGTAGTATCTTTCCATGAAATTTCATAAAGGTCCGAACTATTAACTATATTAAAATTAGCTACCCTTACTTTTGTTTTCTCTACAAGTTTGTTTTTTTCTTTAAAGTAAATCTTTATGTATTTATCATCGAAGATATGTCCATATGAAATTCCCGTAATTTCTATTTGATTTGCTTGGTTGGATGACGTATTTTTTACAAGGGTTCTCTCGTTTTCTTGAAAAAAAGCCAATAAATAGGATGTGTAATAAGTATAAAAATAATACTCATACCTAATAAAAATTTTAATATACAACCGCCAAAATCGTAATCTGTTATTTTATCATTACTTAGCCATTGACTCATATTAGTTTCACCATTCAACTTTAGTATAATTAGATGGAAAATTTAAAAATATTTTAAAGTGTCACCTTTTTTAACTTTTTAATAAGAATAGAATGTTAACTATATCTATAAATTATTACATTTATTAGAGATTTATTTTAGAAATAATTTTTCACACTTCAATTGGTTTAATTTACCACGAAGTGAAATAAACCGCTAGTGTTTTCGCATGATAGCTCTACTTGTGTAATATGTAGAGGACTTACATGACGAACCATCCTCTACTCCAAAAGTCAACAAAGATCATTAGATAAGAGTTTATAAATTTTTTTATTTCACTTAATAGGATAGGAGCCTAATTTAATTACAGTAATTGAATTAAGTTCCATTAATAAGGAAAAGGGAGGGAGTGTTATGGATTTAGCGGTGTTAGTCCACTTGTAGGTTCATTTGGACCAACTATAGCTTCTAAATATAAACAATAGGGTGAAATGACTTTAGGAAAGGTTCCTACTGATGAAAAGAAAAATCGATTGTTACAATTTTAAAAGATGCTATGTATTATTGCAAAAGATATAATGCAGGGGAATTACAGCAACGTTAGTATCAGGTGTAAAGAATACCTATATTAACTTTTTAAGGAATATATTTGAAAAATCACAGAAATATTATAATGTAAATAAATAGATATATAGATTTTAAAATTATTATATGAATAAATTGGAGGAATAATAATGAAATTAGGTAAATTAGCACTTATCGGAGTATTAACATTTGGTGGATTTACAGCAGTAGAAATGATTAAACCAACTACACAAGCTGCTGCCGCTTACCAAGAGCCTTATACAGAGCCATCTAAAGATTTATGGGGATTCACTAATATTGGACAGTTACCTTATGCAGGTACACAAACTTTGCTTGGGAAAAATTCTTATGAATCTGGAGATAGATTTTACTATACGCAAGATACGGTAAAAACAGATGATAAAGCTATTTTAAAAATATATAAAGTACATGCAGATGGTTCAATACATCGCTATAAAACAATTTATCCAAGTTTTGGTGAACCTGGACATGTATATCCAGGTTGGGCGACTGAATTTACAGATGTCTACACTTCTGGAAAATATGTAGCTGTTTTCCGTGATGGTTCTACATTCGAATATAGTAAGCAATTTCAAGTTAATTAATATTGTATTAAATAATGCAATAGAGACATACCTAAAGTTCTAGAAAATGATATTAGGCAACTCGGGAAAAATAGTTCTTTTTTACTATATCGTTATGCAATGGATTGCTAGGAACGAGAATCCTCCCTAATATCCTCGCTCTGAAATTGGGTATATCATGGTTCAAATACTGCCGTTGTTTATGACGTTGCAAAAGTTATTTAGTCCTACTGAATGTAGGACTTTTTTATTTATCATTTTAGCTAATAAGAATCCTTCCTCAAGGAACGCGAAGTGAGTTTGCTTTGGACAAGGGATGGCAGGAGTTGGCGCAGTTAATACACAGCCAGCATCTACGGTATCTGTACAAAAAGCAATCCAGTCATATTAAATACAATCGTTTCTTCCAACACTTCACCTTATGAGGATTTTCTAAAAATAGGTTAGAAGGGTGTGTAGTTGTATTGCCCATAATTTACGGAAATGGATAAAAACAGCTCAATCAAAAGAAAAAAACATTCATAAGTAGAAAAACAATAGGTTTTCTACTTATGAATGGGAGTTATCCATATAAAAGTAAAAAACAGAAGATAAGTAAGTTAGAATATATTTT
This Bacillus paramycoides DNA region includes the following protein-coding sequences:
- a CDS encoding DUF5065 family protein; its protein translation is MKLGKLALIGVLTFGGFTAVEMIKPTTQAAAAYQEPYTEPSKDLWGFTNIGQLPYAGTQTLLGKNSYESGDRFYYTQDTVKTDDKAILKIYKVHADGSIHRYKTIYPSFGEPGHVYPGWATEFTDVYTSGKYVAVFRDGSTFEYSKQFQVN